A single genomic interval of Parvularcula marina harbors:
- a CDS encoding nucleotidyltransferase family protein produces the protein MIDTAMVLAAGLGTRFREVSGDLPKPLVPVAGKPLIDWSLDLLSAGGVTRAVVNVHYKADKMEAHLAEITLPEIIVSDEREQLMETGGGLIKASSLLGEEPVFCTNTDAILPHENGGPVKKLREAWSDEEMDALLLLVPVAMTSGYDGHGDFHLDAEGKLSWDGDSEKYVFTGLQIIHPRLWAGEEPAPKSTRVFWERAMENGRLFGLIHDGRWMHVGDPAGYHAATELLGEGV, from the coding sequence ATGATCGACACCGCCATGGTGCTGGCCGCGGGCCTCGGCACCCGCTTTCGTGAGGTCTCTGGCGATCTGCCAAAGCCGCTGGTGCCGGTCGCGGGCAAGCCGCTGATCGACTGGTCTCTAGACCTTCTCTCGGCAGGCGGGGTGACGCGCGCCGTGGTCAATGTTCATTATAAGGCCGATAAGATGGAAGCCCATCTGGCAGAAATCACATTGCCCGAGATCATCGTCTCCGATGAGCGTGAGCAATTGATGGAAACCGGCGGCGGGCTCATCAAGGCATCCTCCTTGCTGGGTGAGGAGCCGGTCTTCTGTACCAATACGGATGCCATCCTGCCGCATGAAAATGGCGGACCGGTCAAGAAGTTGCGTGAAGCGTGGAGCGATGAGGAAATGGATGCACTTCTCCTGCTCGTCCCCGTCGCGATGACCTCCGGCTATGACGGACATGGCGATTTTCATCTCGATGCGGAGGGGAAGCTCTCCTGGGATGGCGATAGCGAGAAATACGTTTTCACCGGACTGCAGATCATTCATCCCCGCCTTTGGGCAGGGGAGGAGCCTGCGCCCAAATCCACACGCGTCTTCTGGGAGCGCGCCATGGAGAATGGGCGGCTCTTCGGCCTTATTCATGACGGACGATGGATGCATGTCGGGGATCCGGCGGGCTATCACGCGGCAACAGAACTTCTCGGGGAGGGGGTGTGA
- a CDS encoding aminoglycoside phosphotransferase family protein, which produces MSGDEMANREAARAAFLERTGWAGTPPQPLTADASTRRYFRLSGGESPALLMDAPPGAETAACPPDADESARRELGYNAMARLAGPRLEAFTSLADYLREVGVRTPRIFADDPVGGFAVIEDFGDRLLVHAIEAGEDEGALYAAALEAIRPLRENRIAPGQVSNWALQTYDRVAYEAEAMLLPEWYAPHRGAELSGDAIEAYRAMWHALLERLSEPRALTLRDFHAENILVPEDGPLAVIDFQDALIGQPAYDVVSLLEDARRDVDTGLARELHDDVAAGDVGFIRDYAILAAQRNAKILGIFARLTRRDGKPKYDGLLPRVEAHFRRDLDRPDAAAIRPWFEQYMPSLLSDFGGAS; this is translated from the coding sequence ATGAGTGGTGATGAGATGGCGAACCGGGAGGCAGCGCGCGCAGCCTTCCTTGAGCGGACGGGGTGGGCAGGCACACCGCCCCAGCCGCTGACGGCCGATGCCTCAACCCGCCGTTATTTCCGCCTTTCGGGTGGGGAAAGCCCAGCCTTGCTGATGGATGCGCCGCCGGGTGCCGAGACCGCTGCCTGCCCGCCCGATGCGGATGAATCCGCACGGCGCGAGCTTGGCTATAACGCCATGGCGCGGCTCGCGGGTCCCCGGCTTGAGGCCTTTACGTCGCTTGCGGATTACTTGCGCGAGGTGGGTGTGCGCACGCCGCGCATATTTGCCGATGACCCGGTGGGCGGATTTGCCGTCATTGAGGACTTTGGCGACCGCCTGCTGGTCCATGCGATCGAGGCAGGCGAAGATGAAGGTGCGCTCTATGCTGCGGCGCTGGAGGCTATTCGTCCGCTAAGGGAGAATAGGATCGCGCCGGGGCAGGTCTCAAACTGGGCGCTGCAGACCTATGACCGGGTGGCCTATGAGGCCGAGGCCATGCTGCTGCCGGAATGGTATGCGCCGCATCGCGGGGCCGAGCTGTCGGGCGATGCCATCGAGGCCTATCGCGCCATGTGGCATGCCCTTCTCGAACGGCTGAGCGAGCCGCGTGCCCTGACATTGCGGGATTTCCATGCCGAGAACATCCTTGTGCCCGAAGACGGCCCGCTTGCCGTGATCGATTTTCAGGACGCGCTGATTGGTCAGCCTGCATACGATGTTGTCTCCCTGCTCGAGGATGCCCGGCGGGATGTCGATACCGGCCTTGCCAGAGAGCTGCACGATGATGTGGCGGCGGGCGATGTAGGCTTCATCCGCGATTATGCTATCCTTGCTGCCCAGCGGAACGCCAAGATCCTCGGCATTTTCGCGCGGCTCACCCGGCGCGACGGCAAGCCGAAATATGACGGCCTCTTGCCGCGTGTCGAGGCGCATTTCCGTCGCGATCTTGATCGCCCGGATGCCGCCGCCATTCGTCCGTGGTTTGAGCAATATATGCCCTCGCTCCTTTCTGATTTCGGGGGTGCGTCATGA
- the tsaE gene encoding tRNA (adenosine(37)-N6)-threonylcarbamoyltransferase complex ATPase subunit type 1 TsaE: MTLLMTLRAGSESDTDRIGRQLAALLRAGDTVFLSGALGMGKTVLARGLIRALAGEEIEVPSPTFALIQQYATTPPVTHADLYRLEDPEEVMELGLDEAAEAGILIVEWAEHGEGYLPGGALTVTAREEPGARVWELAGDEDWAARLSEKDFV; encoded by the coding sequence GTGACACTTCTCATGACGCTCCGAGCAGGGAGCGAATCAGACACGGATCGGATCGGCAGGCAGCTCGCCGCGCTTTTGCGCGCGGGCGATACCGTCTTCCTGTCCGGCGCATTGGGTATGGGCAAGACCGTGCTGGCCCGCGGCCTGATCCGCGCGCTGGCGGGGGAGGAGATCGAGGTGCCGAGCCCGACTTTCGCCCTGATCCAGCAATATGCGACGACGCCCCCGGTCACCCATGCCGATCTTTATCGGCTGGAAGATCCCGAAGAGGTGATGGAGCTGGGGCTGGATGAGGCAGCAGAGGCTGGCATCCTGATTGTCGAATGGGCCGAACATGGCGAGGGCTATCTGCCCGGCGGGGCGCTAACCGTCACGGCGAGAGAAGAGCCGGGCGCGAGGGTTTGGGAGCTGGCCGGCGATGAAGACTGGGCTGCGCGCCTTTCGGAAAAGGACTTTGTATGA
- a CDS encoding 2Fe-2S iron-sulfur cluster-binding protein — protein MVKLTYIEHDGTTHDVEAAPGLTVMEAAVKNNVPGIDADCGGACACATCHVYVDEAFRAKTGEPSPMEESMLDFASERQENSRLSCQITVEEALDGLSVRLPEFQG, from the coding sequence ATGGTAAAGCTGACCTATATCGAACATGACGGCACCACGCATGATGTCGAGGCCGCGCCGGGCCTGACCGTCATGGAAGCGGCCGTGAAGAACAACGTGCCGGGCATCGATGCCGATTGCGGCGGCGCCTGCGCCTGCGCGACCTGCCATGTCTATGTCGATGAGGCCTTTCGGGCGAAAACCGGTGAACCTTCGCCGATGGAGGAATCGATGCTCGATTTTGCCTCCGAGCGGCAGGAAAACTCGCGCCTCTCCTGCCAGATCACGGTCGAGGAAGCGCTCGACGGGCTGTCCGTCCGGCTGCCGGAATTCCAGGGCTGA
- a CDS encoding MmcB family DNA repair protein: protein MDDSLTDIPPGFSEAGLRPEVTAKLTRGVARLLRHMGCAVLAEMRLANGRRADLMGICPKGTLTLIEIKSCRADFEVDNKWPDYLDWADRFYFAVDEEFPRELLPTDEGLIIADGFGGDIIRPSQDRKLSGARRKAVTLRFARQAAFAGFSEE from the coding sequence GTGGACGACAGCCTCACCGATATTCCGCCCGGCTTTTCAGAGGCCGGGCTGCGCCCCGAAGTCACCGCGAAGCTGACCCGCGGGGTTGCGCGGCTGCTACGCCATATGGGCTGTGCAGTCCTGGCCGAGATGCGGCTGGCCAATGGTCGGCGCGCCGACCTGATGGGCATCTGCCCGAAAGGCACCCTCACCCTTATCGAGATCAAATCCTGCCGCGCCGACTTTGAGGTCGACAATAAATGGCCGGATTATCTCGACTGGGCCGACCGGTTTTATTTCGCGGTCGATGAGGAATTCCCGCGCGAGCTGCTCCCCACAGACGAGGGCCTGATTATCGCGGACGGGTTTGGCGGAGACATCATCCGCCCCTCTCAAGATCGCAAGCTGAGCGGCGCGCGGCGCAAGGCCGTGACATTGCGCTTTGCCCGCCAAGCCGCCTTCGCAGGATTTTCCGAGGAATAA
- a CDS encoding HAD family hydrolase, with product MLFAAILFDCDGVLVDSEIVGLEDVAVFLNERGFDWGPEDLIRRFNGMRADLFRTALQDEYGAVLGRMPSEAEFTSLWDGMIETRRAQRHTMTIVPGALDVVQTARELGYRMAVASSSAQIYLDDKVNRYGLAPYFDGHVYSADFVEHGKPAPDIFLYAAEQLGVDPASCLIIEDSAHGVAAGKAAGGTVWGFLGGGHCLEDHADQLQEAGADRLIETHSELAIALRML from the coding sequence ATGCTTTTTGCTGCAATCCTTTTTGACTGTGATGGTGTGCTCGTCGACAGCGAAATCGTCGGGCTTGAAGATGTTGCCGTCTTTCTCAATGAGCGTGGATTTGATTGGGGGCCGGAGGATCTGATCCGACGGTTCAATGGGATGCGCGCCGACCTATTCAGAACGGCGCTGCAGGATGAATATGGCGCTGTTCTCGGCCGGATGCCGTCGGAGGCGGAATTCACCAGTCTCTGGGACGGGATGATTGAGACGCGGCGGGCACAGCGACATACCATGACAATTGTGCCCGGTGCTCTGGACGTTGTGCAAACGGCGCGTGAGTTGGGCTACAGAATGGCAGTCGCCTCCTCATCTGCGCAGATCTATCTTGATGACAAGGTCAACCGTTACGGTCTGGCGCCTTATTTTGACGGGCATGTCTATTCGGCGGATTTCGTCGAGCATGGAAAGCCCGCACCAGATATCTTTCTTTATGCGGCCGAACAGCTTGGCGTGGATCCGGCCTCATGTCTCATTATCGAGGATAGCGCGCATGGTGTTGCCGCCGGAAAGGCCGCAGGCGGAACAGTCTGGGGGTTCCTCGGTGGCGGGCATTGCCTTGAGGATCATGCGGATCAGCTGCAAGAAGCGGGTGCGGATCGTTTGATCGAGACGCATTCTGAGCTGGCCATAGCCCTCCGTATGCTGTGA
- a CDS encoding LysR family transcriptional regulator, with the protein MDRRLEGLDLNLLLALHWLLSERSVTAAAAQIGLSQPAASRALAKLRDAFGDPLLVKTGGEMIPTPLGEELRPVVAHAMEQCREVLRVPDPFDPVHAKGRFRIACTDDVGALIAKLWEEVIRSEAPGLSLDLSSPSLESARELATGKLDLCFLPEAPVLDLPPTIRIEDFVIRPVARHNFVSAVRANHPLAGHPLTLEEFLSLDHVLVAPAGKAEGFTDRALTERGYHRNIAYTTSSFLLALPIVMHTDCVLTGPQLLMGLMPKNLYIFEPPVKVPSFDLVIAWHPNWTQNSRHRFVRDRLHDAMSRIQADPSRLAEELA; encoded by the coding sequence ATGGACAGACGTCTTGAAGGCCTCGACCTGAATCTCTTGCTGGCGCTGCACTGGCTGCTGTCAGAGCGCAGCGTGACGGCGGCAGCAGCCCAGATTGGTCTTTCCCAGCCCGCGGCCTCACGGGCGCTTGCCAAGCTGCGGGATGCGTTCGGTGACCCGCTTCTGGTCAAGACCGGCGGCGAGATGATCCCGACCCCGCTAGGCGAGGAACTCCGGCCGGTCGTTGCCCATGCGATGGAGCAATGCCGTGAAGTCCTACGCGTGCCCGACCCGTTCGACCCCGTTCATGCAAAGGGCCGCTTTCGGATCGCGTGTACGGATGATGTCGGCGCACTGATCGCCAAATTATGGGAAGAGGTGATCCGGTCGGAAGCACCAGGGTTGAGCCTTGATCTCTCAAGCCCCAGCCTTGAATCGGCGCGCGAGCTGGCGACGGGCAAGCTCGACCTTTGTTTCCTGCCCGAGGCGCCGGTACTCGACCTGCCGCCGACCATCCGTATTGAAGACTTCGTCATCCGGCCCGTTGCGCGGCACAACTTCGTCAGTGCCGTGAGGGCAAACCATCCATTGGCGGGCCACCCGCTGACGCTGGAAGAGTTCCTGTCTCTTGATCATGTGCTCGTTGCGCCTGCAGGAAAGGCCGAAGGGTTCACTGATCGGGCGCTGACAGAGCGGGGCTATCACCGGAACATCGCTTACACGACATCTTCGTTCCTGCTTGCCTTGCCAATCGTGATGCATACGGATTGTGTTCTGACCGGCCCGCAGCTTCTGATGGGACTGATGCCGAAGAACCTTTATATTTTCGAGCCGCCCGTGAAGGTGCCGTCTTTTGACCTCGTCATCGCCTGGCACCCCAACTGGACACAGAACTCCCGCCACCGTTTCGTGCGGGATCGCCTGCACGACGCGATGAGCCGTATTCAAGCGGATCCAAGCAGGCTAGCGGAAGAGCTGGCGTAA
- a CDS encoding DUF4386 domain-containing protein gives MDKSTLTASQAQGLARLTGFFYLLIFGFAIFANMFAIGGLVVDGDPAATTANLMENLGQFRLGAAAFVIVLIADVIISWSLYYLLIPAGRKLSLLSALFRLVYTVMFAAVALEFVHILKIVEAGDALSPVNAQAEIYLALKSYGSGFAVSLVFFGIHIFLLGLLLVRAAYLPALLGILLFLAGAGYIVDGMGTLLFADYGPFAKIISMMVILPALVGEGALTLWLLIRGLNPKKWPEVS, from the coding sequence ATGGACAAATCCACACTGACGGCATCGCAAGCGCAAGGACTCGCTCGGCTCACGGGCTTTTTCTACCTACTGATTTTCGGTTTTGCGATTTTTGCCAATATGTTCGCGATCGGCGGTCTGGTTGTCGACGGAGACCCCGCGGCCACGACCGCCAATCTGATGGAAAATCTGGGGCAGTTTCGGCTTGGCGCAGCGGCATTTGTCATCGTGCTGATCGCCGATGTGATCATCTCATGGTCGCTATACTATTTGCTGATCCCTGCCGGACGAAAACTGTCACTCCTCTCGGCGCTATTTCGGCTGGTCTATACGGTCATGTTCGCAGCTGTTGCGCTCGAATTCGTCCATATCCTGAAGATCGTTGAGGCAGGGGATGCGCTCTCGCCCGTCAACGCGCAGGCCGAGATCTATCTGGCACTTAAATCTTATGGTTCGGGGTTCGCCGTTTCACTTGTATTCTTTGGCATCCATATCTTCCTGCTCGGGCTCTTGCTGGTCAGGGCGGCCTATCTGCCGGCCCTCCTCGGCATCCTGCTTTTCCTGGCCGGTGCCGGATACATTGTGGATGGGATGGGAACTCTTCTGTTTGCGGATTATGGTCCATTTGCAAAGATCATCAGTATGATGGTGATCCTGCCCGCTCTGGTCGGGGAGGGCGCGCTCACCCTTTGGTTGCTGATCCGCGGGCTCAATCCGAAGAAGTGGCCTGAAGTGAGCTGA
- a CDS encoding sodium-translocating pyrophosphatase translates to MTLTLMLVIAAGLLAVAYGFITAQSVMKAPAGTDRMQEIAKAIQEGAQAYLNKQYTTITIVGVVVFALLFIFFRDWAPPVGFLFGAVLSGAAGYIGMLVSVRANVRTTEASRSGLAKGLDIAFKSGAVTGMLVAGLALLGLAVYFAVLTSVTEHVDDRRVVEGLIALSLGASLISVFARLGGGIFTKGADVGGDLVGKVEAGIPEDDPRNAATIADNVGDNVGDCAGMAADLFETYVVTIAATMVLGAILFAPTEIQILSGGDGVFDNVRTFMLYPLTIGASCIVTSIIGTYFVKLSKGSTNVMGALYKGLIATGGLSIIALAVVTGLMLGFDEVFSTRDGATTFTGLSLFYCGIAGLVVTGAIVWVTEYYTGTGFRPVKSVAKASESGHGTNVIQGLAVSMEATALPALIIMVGIAFTFGVAGLYGIATAVTTMLALAGMIVALDAFGPVTDNAGGIAEMSELDSSVRETTDALDAVGNTTKAVTKGYAIGSAGLGALVLFAAYAKDLEFFVENSDKFEFFEGVTVSFDLSNPYVIIGLFAGGLLPFLFGSLAMQAVGRAAGAIVEEVRRQFKEKPGIMQGTERPDYARAVNLLTGAAIKEMIVPSLLPILGPIVLYVLIGLAVAGFAPDGAAAGKDAALSALGAMLMGTIITGLFVALSMTAGGGAWDNAKKYIEDGNHGGKGSEAHKAAVTGDTVGDPYKDTAGPAVNPMIKITNIVALLMLAFFAHG, encoded by the coding sequence ATGACACTGACCCTAATGCTCGTCATCGCGGCGGGCCTCCTGGCGGTGGCCTATGGCTTCATCACCGCGCAGTCCGTGATGAAGGCACCGGCCGGCACAGATCGGATGCAGGAGATCGCCAAAGCCATTCAGGAAGGCGCGCAAGCCTATCTGAACAAGCAATACACAACGATCACCATTGTTGGTGTCGTGGTATTTGCACTTCTCTTCATTTTCTTCCGTGACTGGGCGCCGCCCGTTGGCTTCCTTTTCGGCGCGGTTCTTTCCGGCGCGGCAGGCTATATCGGCATGCTGGTCTCGGTCCGGGCCAATGTGCGCACGACCGAAGCCTCGCGCTCCGGCCTCGCCAAGGGTCTCGACATCGCGTTCAAGTCGGGCGCGGTCACAGGCATGCTGGTCGCCGGCCTCGCGCTGCTCGGCCTCGCTGTCTATTTCGCGGTCCTCACTTCCGTGACTGAGCATGTCGATGACCGCCGTGTTGTCGAGGGGCTGATCGCCCTGTCGCTCGGTGCATCGCTGATCTCTGTCTTTGCCCGTCTGGGCGGCGGCATCTTCACCAAGGGTGCGGATGTCGGCGGTGACCTCGTCGGTAAGGTCGAAGCAGGTATCCCGGAGGATGATCCCCGGAACGCTGCCACCATCGCGGACAATGTGGGCGACAATGTCGGCGACTGTGCCGGCATGGCAGCTGACCTGTTCGAGACCTATGTCGTGACCATCGCGGCGACCATGGTTCTGGGCGCGATCCTCTTTGCGCCGACGGAAATTCAGATCCTCTCGGGCGGTGACGGTGTCTTCGACAATGTCCGCACCTTTATGCTCTATCCGCTGACGATCGGCGCAAGCTGCATCGTGACGTCGATCATCGGCACCTATTTCGTGAAGCTCTCCAAGGGCTCCACCAATGTAATGGGCGCGCTCTACAAGGGCCTGATCGCAACCGGTGGCCTGTCGATCATCGCGTTGGCTGTTGTGACCGGCCTGATGCTCGGCTTTGACGAGGTCTTCTCGACACGTGATGGTGCGACGACCTTTACCGGTCTAAGCCTCTTTTACTGCGGCATTGCTGGTCTCGTCGTCACGGGCGCGATTGTGTGGGTCACGGAATATTACACCGGCACGGGCTTCCGTCCGGTGAAATCCGTCGCCAAGGCCTCTGAAAGCGGCCACGGCACAAACGTGATCCAGGGCCTTGCCGTTTCCATGGAAGCAACGGCCCTGCCGGCGCTGATCATCATGGTGGGGATCGCCTTCACCTTTGGTGTGGCCGGTCTTTACGGGATCGCAACGGCGGTCACGACCATGCTGGCTCTTGCCGGGATGATCGTCGCACTCGACGCCTTCGGTCCGGTGACGGACAATGCGGGCGGCATTGCGGAGATGTCCGAACTCGACAGCTCTGTGCGTGAGACAACGGATGCGCTCGATGCGGTCGGCAACACGACTAAGGCTGTGACCAAAGGCTATGCGATTGGCTCTGCGGGCCTCGGCGCGTTGGTGCTGTTCGCGGCCTATGCGAAGGATCTCGAATTCTTCGTTGAGAATTCGGACAAGTTCGAGTTCTTCGAGGGCGTGACGGTCAGCTTCGATCTGTCGAACCCGTATGTCATCATCGGCCTATTTGCAGGCGGGCTTCTGCCCTTCCTCTTCGGCTCCCTTGCCATGCAGGCCGTTGGCCGCGCGGCAGGCGCCATCGTTGAGGAAGTGCGCCGCCAGTTCAAAGAGAAACCGGGCATCATGCAGGGCACGGAGCGTCCTGACTATGCGCGGGCCGTGAACCTGCTGACGGGCGCGGCGATCAAGGAAATGATCGTGCCGTCACTGCTGCCAATCCTTGGGCCGATTGTTCTTTATGTTCTGATCGGACTTGCTGTTGCTGGTTTCGCGCCTGATGGCGCGGCAGCCGGTAAGGATGCTGCACTGTCAGCTCTCGGTGCGATGCTGATGGGGACGATCATCACCGGCCTCTTCGTGGCGCTTTCCATGACCGCGGGTGGCGGCGCATGGGACAACGCCAAGAAATACATCGAAGATGGCAATCATGGTGGCAAGGGCTCAGAAGCCCACAAAGCGGCCGTGACGGGCGACACCGTCGGCGATCCGTATAAGGACACAGCTGGTCCTGCGGTGAACCCGATGATCAAGATCACCAATATCGTGGCACTCTTGATGCTCGCCTTCTTTGCTCACGGTTGA